Within Anopheles ziemanni chromosome 2, idAnoZiCoDA_A2_x.2, whole genome shotgun sequence, the genomic segment ACGACACGCAGTTATCCGTTTTCTTGTGAATTTAGAATGGTGTTCTTCATCTGCAACCATTGCGGCGAGTCGCTCAAGAAGCAAGTGGTAGACAAACATGTCTTCAGGTGCAAGCGCGATATCAACGTGTCCTGCATGGACTGCCTGAAGGACTTCTTGGGGAAGTCGTACGATTCACATACGACCTGCATCACCGAGGCGGAAAAGTATGCTGCAAAAGGATTCGtaccgaaggaaaacaaaggtGCCAAGAAGCAGGAGAACTGGGTCGCCCTGGTACGTTCGATAACGGAGACCCAAAATACCCTGTCGCCGGGCATAAAGTCTGTCTTTGAAGTGATCCAACGAAACGATAATATtccgaagaaaaagaaaggctTCTTGAACTTTTTTGGTAATTCGATCAAGTACATACGTAGAGCGGATGTAGAGGCGGCCTGGGCCTTGATCGAGAAAGAGGTAAATCTCACCAAGCAGGAACAGCAGAGTATAGCGAACAATGTTCAGCAGGAACCGGCGGATCCCCACCCGAACGGCGTGAAGCGAAAAGCAGAGGAAAACGAGTCAATCGCGAAAAATCCGAAGAAGAATAAAGCAGAGGAAAACGAGTCAAACGCGAAAAAACCGAAGAAGAATAAAGCAACCACCAACGGTGGCACCGGTGAAGATGCTATAACCCTTTTGAAcgcagaagaaacaaaaggtACCAATGGAACGCACGAACAGGACGAGGAGACCAACGGACCATCGCATGAAAGAAACGTGTTCCACTGGAATGAAGTAATCCGAGATGCACTAATCTCCAAGAACAAACAGATGAAACTGGTcaagttgaaaaagaaagtgcTGAAAGTATACCGCCAGTTTACTGCCGGCTATGATGAAAAGAAGTtcgaaaaaaagtttgaaaagaaacTAAAGAAGACAAACCATGTCGTTGTTGAAAATGATACTGTACGATTGATCGAATAGAATTAAGAAACGAATACAATATTAAATGTATCACTGTAAATGAAGGGAAACAAACATTAACGTCTAATTTTTGTATATCTTTAACGCATTCCGAAACCGATTGCCTTAATCACAGGAACCGTCCAGCCAACCGTCTCGCCATCGTTCATTCACCTTCGTACAGTCAAATTCCGGCTTGCCCAATTTTACGTTCACGCGGTTGTGTATTCGACAAAGCCACTGTGATAGGGCATGTTGGGATTTGGTTTCCGGTGGTATCTCTTTCAACCTGTTGACGAGGGAAACTGTCGGTTACACCATGAACGAACAATGTTCACATTTGAAAATGTCTTACTCTTGCTGAAAATCTTTCGCACAATACTCGCACGGGTATAGTTTGGAAAAGCTGGTGAAAAACGTTCGGACATTCTTTTCCTCCGCCTCGCTAGGATTTGTCGGGTAGTATGCGGCCACCGTGTGCAACAAACTCCAGGTGTACCGTCCCAGCTGTTCCTTATCAATCGGGCAGTTGGGTGGCGATCCTCCCAGTTGATCGTCGGGTGTTGCCGTTTTTCTGTGCGCTACTTCGGAGGCCCCTTTCGTCACGCTTCCCGTCCCactactgctgctggaggTGGTGAGAGTTTTTCGTTGCTGCTTCGACCACGATTTGAAATCCATGCATGTCCGACACGGTGCCGCCGGTTCTTTGTCGTTTTGATGGTGGTTAGGCATCGGTTCTCCTGGTGCCATTGTGCCTAATAGGTGCTCCTTAGCCGTGGTGTGGATGAACAAACAACGttattattttactattttcaCTGATTACTTGCGGGCCGAAACACCCCTTATTCCGTCCCGCTTacaatatgatgtaatttTAGGAAAGCAAAACGTAAACCAATCGTTTGACAGCTGATTCTAGATGACATCTTGGATTCATCGAGAAACGTCAACCCACATGAAAAGTACCAGCTGACTAGACTAGAAACTGCCGTTGCTATGATTTCTGAAGACCATGAAAAACGTTTATGAACTGAGCTAGAAACATGTTCTACCTAACTGAGCCTCATGGAACATAAATCGTAATCACCTTCGCTCAGCATTAATTTCTTTCTGCGAATATCTTCTGTAGTAAAACCCCATATTTAAGTTTTAACAGTACTGTTCTTTTTTGTAAtattggttttatttaatttccttcTTCTGCCTCAGTGCACATGATGTTGTGGCACCCTACTATTCCGAATCATTGAacttgttgtgtttttactAAGGAAAGTGTGAGCGTTTCGCCCCTTTCGTCGCCCGGCTAGCGGACGGCAAAGTTCGGGACGGTGGTGCGCTACTACAACTGCATCCTTTCCATCTTAGATATGGCCGGCGAAGGTGCCCTCATCACGCTGACCGTCCCACTTCTCCACCCACGAGTTCGGGCACATCGAGGAGTAGACGTTCTTGAAGTACTTGCACACCTGGTCACCCTGGCCCTTGACCTTCTCGCAGCGGTGGAAATCCAGGTAGCTCT encodes:
- the LOC131284460 gene encoding cell growth-regulating nucleolar protein, giving the protein MVFFICNHCGESLKKQVVDKHVFRCKRDINVSCMDCLKDFLGKSYDSHTTCITEAEKYAAKGFVPKENKGAKKQENWVALVRSITETQNTLSPGIKSVFEVIQRNDNIPKKKKGFLNFFGNSIKYIRRADVEAAWALIEKEVNLTKQEQQSIANNVQQEPADPHPNGVKRKAEENESIAKNPKKNKAEENESNAKKPKKNKATTNGGTGEDAITLLNAEETKGTNGTHEQDEETNGPSHERNVFHWNEVIRDALISKNKQMKLVKLKKKVLKVYRQFTAGYDEKKFEKKFEKKLKKTNHVVVENDTVRLIE
- the LOC131284471 gene encoding FAD-linked sulfhydryl oxidase ALR, with product MAPGEPMPNHHQNDKEPAAPCRTCMDFKSWSKQQRKTLTTSSSSSGTGSVTKGASEVAHRKTATPDDQLGGSPPNCPIDKEQLGRYTWSLLHTVAAYYPTNPSEAEEKNVRTFFTSFSKLYPCEYCAKDFQQELKEIPPETKSQHALSQWLCRIHNRVNVKLGKPEFDCTKVNERWRDGWLDGSCD
- the LOC131282980 gene encoding cytochrome c oxidase subunit 6B1-like isoform X2, whose product is MTYEPKTAPFDPRFPNQNQTKYCYQSYLDFHRCEKVKGQGDQVCKYFKNVYSSMCPNSWVEKWDGQRDEGTFAGHI